acatatttaacttatattgcttgctgttttagaGAGGagaaggtaaggaagggaggcagaaagatttagaacacaaaagttttccaaaaatgaatgttgaaaattatctttacatgtatttacaaaaataaaatactattgaaaaatatcttttacatataattggagaaaataaaacattatttaataaattaaataaaataaaagattaaaaataaatgttagggtagaaaaaagaaacagggaCCTACTAAACCACATATAAAGATCTATCCGTGCCAatacatattaacttagaaagtcacataattttaacattatattctgctgtatttttttttttgttaaatatttctcaattatatttgaATCTAGTTTCCAATGCATGCCAAAAAAACATTGCAGTTGTCTTACAACCTGCAGCCTCAATGGGTGATACTTCTGAACTAATTAATCtgtaaagtctcttccagcttttaATCCTATGGATCCTCTTCCTGACTAGTCCACCACTTCTGCTTTGTATTCCCTGGGAAAATTGTAACACtgtgatatatgttatatatattcaCTCTCCAGATGTTTCTGTAAATATGTGAGTACATGTTTTCCCAGACAGATATATGAAAGCATGGATGAaacttctttgtctctgtttcctcacatACACACCCTATTCTGTCCTTCCCCACACCAAAGCCCTAATAAGTAATAGAGTTAATACTCTACAGATTCTCATTGAATcgaagtgaattgaatttatttcCTGAGGATTAAAAATCCCCTTTTCCCATCTTCTCCAATTTTTTCAAACAAAGGAGATGTTCAGCCAAAGGCTGACATATGTAGTTGATGATAACAAGATTCTTAGTTGTGGTGGAATTGAGCCATTCTGAAATACCATCCAATCCTTAGAAACTGCGATGTTAGATCCATCATCACACTCATGCTATCCACAGTTAATCATCAATATGTAAGAAAAGAAGCCACCCCCAAAGATTCTTACCACTTTACCCCAGCTACCCAGAAGGAGCCCAGAAGGACCTATGGAACATTCTAAACTCCAGTAGCTGGTACCCCCAACTCCACCACCATTATTTGTATGGTTATCACAATCCCATCAAtctcaacaagcatttcttaaacacCAATTGCATATTGAGATTGTTTCAAGCACTGTAAAAAATACAAAGACTAAGAAATACATATTCATTGTTCtcagaaaattgaatttaatggGAGATTGGATAGGGAGGGAATTAGGAATGGGGAAGCATATAATAaacactataataataataataattgttagcaATTGTATGACTAAGGTTTGCAAAGACCTTTAtatatattaccttatttgatcttcacgaCAATCCTAGGAAGTATTTCCTCACCATTTTACAggtgcagaaactgaggcaggcagaagtaacttgcctagggtcacactgtGAATTtctgagacaagattcaaacttaGATCTTAGTGACTTCAAGTTCAATACTCTATCATTATGATGACTAGCATCCAAGTAACCATATACAGAAAACTAAAATTCATAAATgactatatgtataatatataatatgatatataataatatacatcatatataagtataataattaacatataatatgttactataatataatacataataagaGCACAAAAGTACTCCCCATCCTTGCAATTTTTTTCACCAAGTGCTTTGAAATCTGGGAGTGAATGATTGATAAGATTAAGGAAAGCtttatgaaagaagaattatTTGAGCAAGACATTAAGCTATGTATAACTGATAAAAATtgggagaaatacaaaatattctggTATAACTAAGCTTCTAGCCATGCCTGGGGCCTTTTGCATGTTCTTATATTTGcagaagaaagagacaaaatcTTAAATCAGTGGAGAGAATGCTGACACTGCTCTGTGGACCTGTGTGAAGGGCAGAGTTGGTTCCAGATTGCTTTCAGGTAGAACTTCCCAGAAATTCTCACTTTCTTTGGAAAAAgacatatatagaaagaaaaaaaggctttgGAGGTTATAGATAGGTGTAAGAGAAATAGGCTTCTTTATATGTCCCTAATTTTCAGCCTGCTTTCCAAAAGACTTTGAAAAGAGAATTTCCTCTTTGGTGAGACaatgttctctctttctccctgtctgtTTGTCTGaatgtctttatctctctgtgtctgcctctctctctgtctgtctttctctgtgtgtctatctctgtctctgtctatctttacATAAGAGAATTAATATGTCAGTgtgtgaaagatggattggaagagatgagaaaatgtttCTTCTTGAATTTCAAGTAAAAGTACTTATTTACACAGAATAAAGTTATAACACTCAATATAACAAGAGGTAAACATATTTGAGGCATTTCAGAGAACCCAAGGAGCTACAAGTGTAAATGATTATCATTTAGCTTTATAGGCTTCTCTAATTTACCAATAATTAACAGAAATTGTTCTCTGTAATTTAACTTTAATAATGTATAAAAGGTAGATTAGAGGATATGATTAAATACTTCATTTCCTAGTGGGCAACTCTCTAGTAATGAGTCTTCAAATTTAATCTTGACCAACAGACATATAGTCTGTTATTAGGTCCCTTCTCAAACAGCCTGGACGTGCAAGCAGGACCCTACATTCCACTTGCATAGCTTTTGAGAACCTATGATCTTCTAAAATTCACAAGAAGACAATAAAAGGAGCCTTGGTGTATCCTTCTAAGATTAATATAATCCATCACCAATTTCACACAATTTTAGCGATTTCCTCTGAAAGATCTATCACTCTTTTCCTTCCCAACCTCTACTACTCCCCATACTTCTTCCCATCCCCACATCCCATATCTCTGCTCTTCTTTGCTCAAAGTCATGGAAATCTTGCTTAATTTGTTCATGAGGGAGTTAAAAGTCAGAGGGCatgtgaatcaaaaaaaaaagatgaggaagcaagtgaaacagaaggaagaaaaacacaaGGGAACTTGGAAGAATTTTCAGGAACCTCTTTATTATCAGACTTCATCATGTCATTATTCAAATTTTTATGGCTTGAAGAGAGGCTTCATCTGAAGAAGTGAGAAAGGGATGGATAGGCAGATTCTCAATTCTTTCAGTGGTTATGATCTCTCTCATGGAGATGATCATGAGTAGCTTTTATCAGAGGGATCAACAAGTTCACGAACTCCCCAAAGTCGActtgtttgtctttatttttatccaCATTTTGGAAGGTGTTTGTGATAAATTCTGGATCATttactctctaaaaaaaaaaaaaattattggaaagcTTAATATATTTTCTCCAGGATTCTGCAAACATACTCTCCATCTTGgtgtcttcccttctccatataCTGAGGTCTTAGAtccaataattaattaattaactatgGGATACATTGtggtgagaagaaaggaagaaagaaaagaaagatggaagaaagaaagaaaggaggaaagaaagaaggaaagaaagaaagaaagaaagaaagaaagaaagaaagaaagaaagaaagaaagaaagaaagaaagaaagaaagaaagaaagaaagaaagaaagaaagaaagaaagaaagaaagaaagaaagaaagaaagaaggaaggaaggaaggaaagaaagaaaggaggaaagaaagaaaggaggaaagaaagaaaggaggaaagaaagaaaggaggaaagaaagaaggaaagaaagaaagaaagaaagaaagaaagaaagaaagaaagaaagaaagaaagaaagaaagaaagaaagaaagaaagaaagaaagaaagaaagaaagaaagaaagaaagaaagaaagaaagaaagaaagaaagaaagaaagaaagaaagaaagaaagaaagaaagaaagaaagaagaaagaaagaaagaaagaaaggcctTCCCATACCAGACCAAGCTTGTCATATTGACAGGAGGTCAATCACTGGATAGAGTTCAGGCACTAAAGTCAGTTTTCCCTTTATCCCTATCCCTAAAGaagcaaattttattttcagtctttccACTTCATAAGCAATTGTTATTTAAGGAACTTTTTCTGTAGTTATAGAAGCATGTAGGGGATAAGAGAGCATAGACTAgcttttctttctacttcccaTTAGGTATTTCCAGAtctattggaaaaaaatcagTAGACATTCTTTCCTTCAATTTAGTCTAACTAGCACAAAGTACTTCTATGTAAAtagatttcttttgttaaatCTGCTTCGATTCCCACCTTTCCACCCTACTAGGTCCAGAATCAGCCTTTAGTGAATTTGCCAGCATCATATCTGGCTTGGGACATAAGGactaatacataatacataataatacataAAAGGATTAAGAGTAGCTAAGCCAAAATATCATCCAAGCATTGAGCTGATTCAGGATGCTAAAATATGGAGAAAGGGACCCCAGGACATGTCTAGATCCAACCCAAAAATGAATCTACTCACCCCAAGCCAGTTGGGAAATTGCTCCTTCACAAGCCTTTTGAACTCATTAAAGGAAAGTGTGTCAAAATCATCTGTCCTCACAGAGTACTGGTGGAATATATTAACTATCGTTTCACAAGCATTTTCCAGATCAGTCATCTTCACAAATCTTCTAAAAGcctaaaaagggagaaaagacagaTTGACTGGTGCATTTGACAACCATTAAAGTCCCTTGCAGTTTTAATTCTATGATCAGGCAGACAGATAGACCACTGGACCTGATtcgacttcagacacttaatagctgatCCTGAGCAGtcactttctgcctcagttttctcatctataaaatgagaataatcacaGGATCTTCCTCCCAAgggtgttgtgaggataaaatgagactgGCAATATTTGAAAATTGCTTTGCAACATTTAAAGtgaaatataaatgttatctgtcagtataaatgctagttattactaGTGTTAATTATTATCCTATGTTCTatgtttcctttccccattaaGTCTCCATTCCTCTACTCCTTAAATTTCTGTCTGTGTTGGAAGGACTATGCCTAAATAAGttcctgattctcttctttttttttttttttttttccccctgaggctggagttaagtgacttgcccagggtcacacagctaggaagtgttaagtatctgagaccagatttgaacttgggtcctcctgaattcagggctggtgctctatccactgagccacctagatgcccccccCCATTCTCTTCTTGTAGATTACCAGTCTCAGATTAGCTGTGCTGAAATTAAATTTGGAGGTTATTTCATCCCTCACCACCCTGTCCCATTCTGTGCACATATGCACATGTGCTtgcacgcgcgcgcacacacacacacacacacacacacacacactgtctccTTCCACCTTCCAGCAGCTTTGAAAAaacatagttttttaaaaaatgaacctgaGGAAAATGTCAGGAAAACAAATTTTCTGCTCTGAATGGGAatgtcaaattgagacctgttgaaTACCTGAACTTAAAAAAGACCAAGACCTCCCACTGtttccagggccatctccaatgatcaatatctggccactggacccagatagctctggaggggaaatttaggcaggtgaccttgaacagcccttcctcacttaaattctaattatttgcatatcatagcatcatctccctgatgtcatgggcctctttgagaacaaagaacaaacaaaaacaatactatattcCAAAGcctaaaatcaataatttttagataACCCATTTGTGCTATTATAATTGATATTGAGATCACTGCCAtctctttcttctcatcttaTTCAAGAAAATTCAGATTGAAATAGTCTGAGATAAATTGCTACCTTGCtgttctttaatatttaatattccttGGACTTtgcacagatgagaaaaaaataactgtttttttctgttgaataaaagttattaatatgtaaatttgccttctattatatttaataggaatattaatatcatattatagaaatattagtGTTATTACTGTTTTTATCACTGCTGAGAAGCCTTCTTTATATCCTTATTTGTTAGGGTAGATAAGTTAGAGTCATTGAGAGAGATTATTTTCCCTTTGAGCTTATCCAGGAATGATCCTGGCAATTAAGtttttcagtggatagagcacctggtaggagtcaggaacactcatcttcctgagttcaaatctgtcctcagacacttactagcttcgTGATCCTGGATatgtcactttactctgtttacctcaggttcctcaaatttaaaatgagctggaggaggaaattccaaaccaccccagtatctttgccaagaaaaccccacaagaGATCTCAAAGAGGCAGAAACAACTGAACTACAACAGGAATGACTTTCTGGATGAACAAGATTCTCACCTTAGTCAAGCATAATGGCTCTGTAAACACCTGGCTAATTATCTCATTGGGTTAGTCCTTCCTTTTTTTGAGATCCTGAAATTGTCAGAGTTAAAGAATCTTAAAGAACATTTAGGACCATTCCAGCTCACTTAAAACTACTGTGACACAAAGAGTTAAACCAACTTAGACTTGGAAGTCAGGTTTCATAACTCCACATGTGTCCAAATGAATACTAAAATGGGTCAAAATTTCAGTCTCCTGAACAAAGTCAAACCTATGGATTTATGTGAATCCATTGACCTATGGTCCTTTAAAGCTTACTATTTGAAAACCTTAGAAATTCCATATTGTAGGTTCAAGTTAAGGAGACTTACCTATAGAAAGGCAGATGAATGGGACTGCAAAGAAAATCAGGAATCAGTGAGAAGCCCAGGACCCAGGTAACTTTTATAGAGATAAATACTTGGCGCCTACCACTTCTCATTAGGAAATTCTCTATGATTCATTTTGATGCAATTTCCAGACAATGTTTAATTACTCAAGAGTTTCCTGGACTCatcttctgttttttattttgtgaacttttgcttttttttttctctgaccaCTAATTGAATGTTAACATACAGAAGGCTAAGACCAAGAAacctttctctttcctgtttcccCTCCTCCAAACCGCCTAAGCACATTGAGGAACCTTCCCATGCCACAAAGCAGAGggtctaattgatcaatgatggacagaatcagctacatccagagaaggaacactgggaaatgagtataaactgttagcattatttttgtttttctccccaggttatttttaccttctgaatccaattcttcctttgcaacaacaacaacaacaacaacaaaattcggttctgcacatatatattggatctaggatatactataagttatttaatatgtatgggaatgcctgccatctaggggagggggtgaagggaaggaggggaaaaattcggaacagaaggagtacaagggataatgttgtaaaaaaattacctatacatatgtactgtcaaaaaaaagttataattataaaattagtttaaaaaaaaaaaaaaaagcagagggtCAGCTCTTAGCTGCACCACCAACCATGACCTCACTATCCCTCCCCTCAGCTCCTCTGTGACAGTGTCCAGACCCAAAACAGATTTACAATTATTTATGCTAACTAGTGT
The Sminthopsis crassicaudata isolate SCR6 chromosome 4, ASM4859323v1, whole genome shotgun sequence genome window above contains:
- the LOC141539382 gene encoding protein S100-A12-like; protein product: MTDLENACETIVNIFHQYSVRTDDFDTLSFNEFKRLVKEQFPNWLGRVNDPEFITNTFQNVDKNKDKQVDFGEFVNLLIPLIKATHDHLHERDHNH